In Torulaspora delbrueckii CBS 1146 chromosome 1, complete genome, one genomic interval encodes:
- the CTR86 gene encoding Ctr86p (similar to Saccharomyces cerevisiae CTR86 (YCR054C); ancestral locus Anc_6.324) encodes MREDLDQVVQLVRRIGKEFESCADVENFQIFLGELGPVVQRTAQDENYRQCLASSEELWRSLRADLQGLEGSLNELNKENAFWYVRTLRGLMLLMRNLSASSQQLPRDLLLQNCSIRAFLQISRANFGLDEMVHSFYTITVSFLHNISKDVIIFDKQEVDRLMDFLQYPTQVESTMNEELLHCHASFLLNLSGNTDFLYDFFRSPTCDKIIFEHLLQEVVSHHTELFNYADRAEDEDHEISPMDAVILKTFSRFAVNESFINYLLTVESEGGESFIQLMKLLQLVVTSSGRWDKFELTSIMAWCFPIFKKAAESTASYFEVGVDDEQEAKILHNKLSTTLDIMSKLTQYEQVQQYLLSYEGLEASISLLGLLQKNLVRINFYKNPNGSIKGMKTMDATGEKVSDEALLNQRVDYDSFQILPTNFPECKLLIIEILTMLVYNRREVQDRIRELHGLELVLSNCVIDDNDPFIKERSVVCIKYLLQDNRPNQDFVAQLEAKKAVQDDVLSEAGYEVKIGNTGELKLDSVPSQKREFE; translated from the coding sequence ATGAGGGAGGACCTAGATCAAGTAGTTCAATTGGTGCGGAGGATAGGtaaggaatttgaaagctgcGCTGACGTTGAGAATTTCCAGATTTTTCTGGGGGAGCTAGGTCCCGTTGTACAAAGAACAGCCCAAGATGAGAATTACCGTCAATGCTTGGCTTCCTCGGAGGAACTATGGAGAAGCTTAAGAGCTGACTTGCAAGGATTAGAGGGTTCCTTGAATGAACTAAATAAAGAGAATGCGTTTTGGTATGTGCGAACATTGAGAGGTTTGATGCTACTAATGAGAAACTTGTCGGCCAGCAGTCAACAGCTTCCACGAGAccttttgcttcaaaattgcTCTATCAGAGCCTTCTTGCAAATTTCTCGTGCGAATTTTGGGCTAGATGAGATGGTACATTCGTTTTATACCATTACTGTCAGTTTTCTGCATAACATCAGTAAAGATGTCATTATTTTTGACAAGCAAGAGGTGGATCGACTGATGGATTTCCTTCAGTACCCAACTCAGGTGGAATCAACCATGAACGAAGAACTCTTGCACTGTCATGCCTCGTTTCTGTTAAATTTGAGCGGAAATACCGACTTTTTAtatgatttcttcagatcTCCAACTTGTGACAAGATTATCTTCGAACACTTACTTCAGGAGGTTGTAAGTCATCATACCGAGCTTTTCAATTACGCTGACAGGgcagaggatgaagacCACGAGATTTCGCCCATGGATGCAGTAATCCTGAAGACCTTCAGTCGGTTTGCCGTTAATGAATCATTCATCAATTATCTGCTCACAGTCGAAAGCGAAGGCGGCGAAAGCTTCATTCAGCTCATGAAACTACTACAATTAGTTGTCACAAGTAGTGGGAGGTGGgataaatttgaacttACAAGTATAATGGCTTGGTGTTTTCCTATTTTTAAGAAAGCAGCTGAGTCGACTGCTTCATATTTCGAAGTTGGAGTAGACGATGAACAAGAGGCCAAGATACTGCATAACAAGTTGAGCACAACTTTGGATATTATGTCCAAACTGACACAATATGAGCAGGTACAACAGTATTTACTCTCCTATGAGGGGCTAGAAGCTTCAATATCCCTCTTAGGACTTCTGCAGAAGAACTTGGTTCGGATCAATTTCTATAAGAATCCCAACGGATCTATCAAGGGTATGAAAACAATGGATGCCACTGGCGAAAAGGTCAGTGACGAGGCTTTACTCAATCAAAGAGTGGATTAcgattctttccaaatactACCCACAAATTTTCCTGAATGTAAACTACTCATCATCGAAATCTTGACGATGCTAGTATATAACAGGCGGGAGGTGCAAGATAGAATTCGGGAACTACATGGTTTGGAATTGGTCTTGTCCAATTGTGTTATAGATGACAACGATCctttcatcaaagaaaggaGTGTGGTTTGTATCAAATATCTTCTGCAGGACAATAGGCCTAATCAAGATTTCGTAGCTCAGTTAGAAGCTAAGAAAGCTGTACAGGATGACGTTTTGTCTGAAGCTGGCTATGAAGTTAAAATCGGAAATACTGGAGAACTCAAACTAGACTCAGTACCGAGTCAAAAGCGCGAATTCGAATAG